The Drosophila innubila isolate TH190305 chromosome 3R unlocalized genomic scaffold, UK_Dinn_1.0 2_E_3R, whole genome shotgun sequence genome has a segment encoding these proteins:
- the LOC117790759 gene encoding ubiquitin-like protein 4A, with protein sequence MQITIKVLKGKDCTLEVSPTSTIQELKEKIDAALQIPATNQKLLLLGRPLSNDQTIASYPNIKEGTKINLVVMKPGLRDCIYRAFRKFYTEAQSERLTNEFMTDFEAKLKEQSLDDLERFAENAL encoded by the exons ATGCAAATTACAATAAAGGTTCTTAAGGGCAAAGATTGTACACTTGAG GTGTCACCGACGTCCACCATTCAGGAGTTGAAGGAAAAAATAGATGCCGCACTGCAAATTCCCGCTACAAATCAGAAGCTGCTTCTGCTCGGCCGGCCACTAAGCAATGACCAGACAATTGCCTCGTATCCAAATATCAAAGAGGGCACTAAGATTAACCTAGTGGTAATGAAGCCTGGACTACGTGATTGCATATACCGTGCCTTCCGCAAATTCTACACGGAAGCTCAATCCGAAAGGTTAACCAACGAATTCATGACCGATTTCGAGGCGAAACTCAAAGAACAGAGTCTGGACGATTTGGAACGCTTTGCTGAAAATGCTCTGTAA
- the LOC117790757 gene encoding peroxiredoxin-5, mitochondrial, translating into MQACNFLKRVVNSTKPNVRSFSRTLGAMVKVGDKLPSVDLFEDSPANKINTSELTNGKKVIFFGVPGAFTPGCSKTHLPGYVTSADSLKAEQGVDEIVCVSVNDPFVMSAWGKQHGAAGKVRLLADPAGAFASALDVTIDLPPLGGVRSKRYSMVVQNGEVKELNVEPDGTGLSCSLANNIGKK; encoded by the exons ATGCAGGCGTGCAATTTTCTTAAACGAGTTGTTAACTCTACGAAACCAAACGTACGCTCTTTTTCCAGAACACTTGGAGCCATGGTCAAG gtTGGAGATAAATTGCCATCTGTGGACTTGTTTGAGGATTCGCCTGCTAATAAGATAAACACCTCGGAGCTGACAAATGGCAAGAAAGTGATATTCTTTGGTGTTCCTGGTGCATTCACCCCAGGCTGCTCAAAG ACCCATTTACCGGGCTACGTAACTTCCGCAGACTCACTTAAGGCTGAGCAGGGCGTAGATGAAATCGTTTGTGTCTCCGTTAATGATCCGTTTGTGATGTCCGCTTGGGGAAAGCAGCACGGAGCAGCTGGTAAAGTGCGTCTGCTGGCTGATCCGGCTGGTGCCTTCGCATCGGCATTGGATGTGACCATTGATCTGCCACCGCTGGGCGGTGTGCGCTCCAAGCGCTACTCCATGGTCGTACAGAATGGCGAGGTTAAGGAATTGAACGTGGAGCCTGATGGTACCGGTTTAAGCTGCTCGCTGGCCAACAATATTGGCAAGAAGTAG
- the LOC117790753 gene encoding serine/threonine-protein phosphatase 2A 56 kDa regulatory subunit gamma isoform isoform X2, protein MDNDALETATKSPTAAVAAVAVPSSEPAVTAAAAAAAEASTKNETATINNNIKVTTATNGIKENSSNFSTTTTPAAAVPIVVTSGIVVTPNNSEANKTDKDSTPPRDAPPPTPITKGLNLSTTPLVRKEKRQSSTRYNVSKNCELTALSPLNEKTPATEREELLLQKIRQCCTLFDFSEPLSDLKWKEVKRAALHEMVEYLSSQNGVITEIIYPEAINMFSVNLFRTLPPSSNPNGAEFDPEEDEPTLESSWPHLQLVYELILRFLESPDFQPNIAKRFIDHHFVLQLLDLFDSEDPRERDFLKTVLHRIYGKFLGLRAFIRKQINNVFYRFIYETEHHNGIAELLEILGSIINGFALPLKEEHKQFLLKVLLPLHKAKSLSVYHPQLTYCVVQFLEKDPSLSEAVIKSLLKFWPKTHSPKEVMFLNELEELLDVIEPAEFQKVMIPLFRQISKCVSSPHFQVAERALYYWNNEYIMSLITDNSQVILPIMFPALNRNSKTHWNKTIHGLIYNALKLFMEMNQRLFDECSKNYKQEKQMEREKLSQREELWQQVESLAKTNPEWTKSRRFSDCLQMSDSQILYDQYNENCDLTYDKLDQSQQLQQQQQQQQLLQQSRPQAALKQQSNQEPREVRQALATLTTLHNY, encoded by the exons ATGGATAACGACGCGttagaaacagcaacaaaaagcccgacagcagcagtagcagcagtgGCGGTGCCATCATCGGAGCCAGCAgtgacagcggcagcagcagcagcagcagaagcgtCCACTAAAAACGAAACGGCcacaattaacaataatataaaagtcACAACAGCCACTAACGGTATCAAAGAGAATAGCAGTAACTttagtacaacaacaacgccagcagcagcagtaccCATCGTTGTGACCAGCGGCATTGTTGTTACTCCCAACAATAGCGAG GCTAACAAGACAGACAAGGACAGCACACCTCCACGAGATGCACCGCCACCCACGCCGATCACCAAGGGTCTAAACCTTTCCACCACACCGCTTGTGCGCAAAGAGAAGCGACAGAGCAGCACCCGTTACAATGTCTCCAAGAACTGTGAACTGACGGCGCTCAGTCCTCTCAATGAAA AAACGCCAGCTACGGAGCGGGAGGAGCTGCTCCTGCAGAAGATTCGGCAATGCTGCACTCTGTTCGATTTCTCGGAACCGCTGAGCGATCTCAAATGGAAGGAGGTCAAACGCGCCGCCCTCCACGAGATGGTCGAGTATCTGTCCAGTCAGAATGGTGTCATCACAGAGATTATCTACCCGGAGGCCATCAATATG ttTTCAGTGAATCTATTTCGGACATTGCCGCCCTCGTCAAATCCCAATGGGGCCGAATTCGATCCAGAAGAGGATGAGCCAACATTGGAATCATCTTGGCCACATTTGCAATTGGTCTATGAGCTAATTTTGCGCTTCCTGGAGTCGCCCGATTTCCAGCCAAATATTGCAAAACGTTTTATCGACCATCATTTTGTATTACAACTGTTGGATTTATTCGATTCAGAGGATCCACGTGAACGTGATTTCCTTAAGACTGTTTTACATCGCATCTATGGCAAATTCCTGGGCTTGAGGGCATTTATTAGGAAGCAAATCAACAACGTGTTTTACAG atttatttatgaaacGGAACATCATAATGGCATTGCAGAGCTGCTAGAAATTTTAGGTAGCATTATTAACGGCTTTGCTTTACCGCTCAAGGAGGagcacaaacaatttttacttaaGGTATTGCTGCCATTGCACAAAGCCAAGAGCCTCTCCGTGTACCATCCGCAATTGACCTATTGTGTGGTGCAGTTCCTTGAGAAGGATCCCAGTTTGTCCGAGGCAGTCATAAA AAGTCTATTGAAGTTTTGGCCCAAAACACACAGTCCCAAGGAGGTGATGTTTTTGAATGAGCTGGAAGAGCTGCTCGATGTAATTGAGCCGGCTGAATTTCAAAAGGTTATGATACCCCTGTTTCGCCAGATATCCAAGTGTGTCTCCTCGCCACACTTTCAGGTGGCAGAACGTGCCCTTTATTACTGGAACAATGAGTACATCATGTCGCTGATAACGGACAACTCGCAGGTCATACTGCCCATTATGTTTCCGGCGCTGAATCGCAACTCTAAGACACACTGGAACAAGACCATACACGGACTTATTTACAATGCACTTAAACTCTTCATGGAGATGAATCAGCGATTGTTTGATGAGTGCAGCAAAAACTACAAGCAAGAGAAGCAAAT ggAACGGGAAAAGCTAAGCCAGCGCGAAGAGCTTTGGCAACAGGTGGAGAGCTTGGCCAAAACCAATCCGGAGTGGACTAAGTCGCGACGCTTCAGCGATTGCCTGCAAATGTCCGATAGTCAAATACTGTATGATCAATACAATGAGAATTGTGATCTAACCTACGATAAGCTTGATCAgtcacagcagctgcagcaacaacaacagcaacagcagctgctgcagcaatCAAGGCCGCAAGCGGCTCTGAAGCAGCAGTCAAATCAGGAGCCCAGAGAGGTGAGACAAGCCTTAGCCACACTAACCACACTACACAACTACTAA
- the LOC117790753 gene encoding serine/threonine-protein phosphatase 2A 56 kDa regulatory subunit gamma isoform isoform X3 has translation MDNDALETATKSPTAAVAAVAVPSSEPAVTAAAAAAAEASTKNETATINNNIKVTTATNGIKENSSNFSTTTTPAAAVPIVVTSGIVVTPNNSEANKTDKDSTPPRDAPPPTPITKGLNLSTTPLVRKEKRQSSTRYNVSKNCELTALSPLNEKTPATEREELLLQKIRQCCTLFDFSEPLSDLKWKEVKRAALHEMVEYLSSQNGVITEIIYPEAINMFSVNLFRTLPPSSNPNGAEFDPEEDEPTLESSWPHLQLVYELILRFLESPDFQPNIAKRFIDHHFVLQLLDLFDSEDPRERDFLKTVLHRIYGKFLGLRAFIRKQINNVFYRFIYETEHHNGIAELLEILGSIINGFALPLKEEHKQFLLKVLLPLHKAKSLSVYHPQLTYCVVQFLEKDPSLSEAVIKSLLKFWPKTHSPKEVMFLNELEELLDVIEPAEFQKVMIPLFRQISKCVSSPHFQVAERALYYWNNEYIMSLITDNSQVILPIMFPALNRNSKTHWNKTIHGLIYNALKLFMEMNQRLFDECSKNYKQEKQMEREKLSQREELWQQVESLAKTNPEWTKSRRFSDCLQMSDSQILYDQYNENCDLTYDKLDQSQQLQQQQQQQQLLQQSRPQAALKQQSNQEPRE, from the exons ATGGATAACGACGCGttagaaacagcaacaaaaagcccgacagcagcagtagcagcagtgGCGGTGCCATCATCGGAGCCAGCAgtgacagcggcagcagcagcagcagcagaagcgtCCACTAAAAACGAAACGGCcacaattaacaataatataaaagtcACAACAGCCACTAACGGTATCAAAGAGAATAGCAGTAACTttagtacaacaacaacgccagcagcagcagtaccCATCGTTGTGACCAGCGGCATTGTTGTTACTCCCAACAATAGCGAG GCTAACAAGACAGACAAGGACAGCACACCTCCACGAGATGCACCGCCACCCACGCCGATCACCAAGGGTCTAAACCTTTCCACCACACCGCTTGTGCGCAAAGAGAAGCGACAGAGCAGCACCCGTTACAATGTCTCCAAGAACTGTGAACTGACGGCGCTCAGTCCTCTCAATGAAA AAACGCCAGCTACGGAGCGGGAGGAGCTGCTCCTGCAGAAGATTCGGCAATGCTGCACTCTGTTCGATTTCTCGGAACCGCTGAGCGATCTCAAATGGAAGGAGGTCAAACGCGCCGCCCTCCACGAGATGGTCGAGTATCTGTCCAGTCAGAATGGTGTCATCACAGAGATTATCTACCCGGAGGCCATCAATATG ttTTCAGTGAATCTATTTCGGACATTGCCGCCCTCGTCAAATCCCAATGGGGCCGAATTCGATCCAGAAGAGGATGAGCCAACATTGGAATCATCTTGGCCACATTTGCAATTGGTCTATGAGCTAATTTTGCGCTTCCTGGAGTCGCCCGATTTCCAGCCAAATATTGCAAAACGTTTTATCGACCATCATTTTGTATTACAACTGTTGGATTTATTCGATTCAGAGGATCCACGTGAACGTGATTTCCTTAAGACTGTTTTACATCGCATCTATGGCAAATTCCTGGGCTTGAGGGCATTTATTAGGAAGCAAATCAACAACGTGTTTTACAG atttatttatgaaacGGAACATCATAATGGCATTGCAGAGCTGCTAGAAATTTTAGGTAGCATTATTAACGGCTTTGCTTTACCGCTCAAGGAGGagcacaaacaatttttacttaaGGTATTGCTGCCATTGCACAAAGCCAAGAGCCTCTCCGTGTACCATCCGCAATTGACCTATTGTGTGGTGCAGTTCCTTGAGAAGGATCCCAGTTTGTCCGAGGCAGTCATAAA AAGTCTATTGAAGTTTTGGCCCAAAACACACAGTCCCAAGGAGGTGATGTTTTTGAATGAGCTGGAAGAGCTGCTCGATGTAATTGAGCCGGCTGAATTTCAAAAGGTTATGATACCCCTGTTTCGCCAGATATCCAAGTGTGTCTCCTCGCCACACTTTCAGGTGGCAGAACGTGCCCTTTATTACTGGAACAATGAGTACATCATGTCGCTGATAACGGACAACTCGCAGGTCATACTGCCCATTATGTTTCCGGCGCTGAATCGCAACTCTAAGACACACTGGAACAAGACCATACACGGACTTATTTACAATGCACTTAAACTCTTCATGGAGATGAATCAGCGATTGTTTGATGAGTGCAGCAAAAACTACAAGCAAGAGAAGCAAAT ggAACGGGAAAAGCTAAGCCAGCGCGAAGAGCTTTGGCAACAGGTGGAGAGCTTGGCCAAAACCAATCCGGAGTGGACTAAGTCGCGACGCTTCAGCGATTGCCTGCAAATGTCCGATAGTCAAATACTGTATGATCAATACAATGAGAATTGTGATCTAACCTACGATAAGCTTGATCAgtcacagcagctgcagcaacaacaacagcaacagcagctgctgcagcaatCAAGGCCGCAAGCGGCTCTGAAGCAGCAGTCAAATCAGGAGCCCAGAGAG TGA
- the LOC117790753 gene encoding serine/threonine-protein phosphatase 2A 56 kDa regulatory subunit gamma isoform isoform X1, translating into MDNDALETATKSPTAAVAAVAVPSSEPAVTAAAAAAAEASTKNETATINNNIKVTTATNGIKENSSNFSTTTTPAAAVPIVVTSGIVVTPNNSEANKTDKDSTPPRDAPPPTPITKGLNLSTTPLVRKEKRQSSTRYNVSKNCELTALSPLNEKTPATEREELLLQKIRQCCTLFDFSEPLSDLKWKEVKRAALHEMVEYLSSQNGVITEIIYPEAINMFSVNLFRTLPPSSNPNGAEFDPEEDEPTLESSWPHLQLVYELILRFLESPDFQPNIAKRFIDHHFVLQLLDLFDSEDPRERDFLKTVLHRIYGKFLGLRAFIRKQINNVFYRFIYETEHHNGIAELLEILGSIINGFALPLKEEHKQFLLKVLLPLHKAKSLSVYHPQLTYCVVQFLEKDPSLSEAVIKSLLKFWPKTHSPKEVMFLNELEELLDVIEPAEFQKVMIPLFRQISKCVSSPHFQVAERALYYWNNEYIMSLITDNSQVILPIMFPALNRNSKTHWNKTIHGLIYNALKLFMEMNQRLFDECSKNYKQEKQMEREKLSQREELWQQVESLAKTNPEWTKSRRFSDCLQMSDSQILYDQYNENCDLTYDKLDQSQQLQQQQQQQQLLQQSRPQAALKQQSNQEPREIRGGRNKEKPLVRRKSDLPSDSGTVRALIEHKRPDEYLTTPPPDANNY; encoded by the exons ATGGATAACGACGCGttagaaacagcaacaaaaagcccgacagcagcagtagcagcagtgGCGGTGCCATCATCGGAGCCAGCAgtgacagcggcagcagcagcagcagcagaagcgtCCACTAAAAACGAAACGGCcacaattaacaataatataaaagtcACAACAGCCACTAACGGTATCAAAGAGAATAGCAGTAACTttagtacaacaacaacgccagcagcagcagtaccCATCGTTGTGACCAGCGGCATTGTTGTTACTCCCAACAATAGCGAG GCTAACAAGACAGACAAGGACAGCACACCTCCACGAGATGCACCGCCACCCACGCCGATCACCAAGGGTCTAAACCTTTCCACCACACCGCTTGTGCGCAAAGAGAAGCGACAGAGCAGCACCCGTTACAATGTCTCCAAGAACTGTGAACTGACGGCGCTCAGTCCTCTCAATGAAA AAACGCCAGCTACGGAGCGGGAGGAGCTGCTCCTGCAGAAGATTCGGCAATGCTGCACTCTGTTCGATTTCTCGGAACCGCTGAGCGATCTCAAATGGAAGGAGGTCAAACGCGCCGCCCTCCACGAGATGGTCGAGTATCTGTCCAGTCAGAATGGTGTCATCACAGAGATTATCTACCCGGAGGCCATCAATATG ttTTCAGTGAATCTATTTCGGACATTGCCGCCCTCGTCAAATCCCAATGGGGCCGAATTCGATCCAGAAGAGGATGAGCCAACATTGGAATCATCTTGGCCACATTTGCAATTGGTCTATGAGCTAATTTTGCGCTTCCTGGAGTCGCCCGATTTCCAGCCAAATATTGCAAAACGTTTTATCGACCATCATTTTGTATTACAACTGTTGGATTTATTCGATTCAGAGGATCCACGTGAACGTGATTTCCTTAAGACTGTTTTACATCGCATCTATGGCAAATTCCTGGGCTTGAGGGCATTTATTAGGAAGCAAATCAACAACGTGTTTTACAG atttatttatgaaacGGAACATCATAATGGCATTGCAGAGCTGCTAGAAATTTTAGGTAGCATTATTAACGGCTTTGCTTTACCGCTCAAGGAGGagcacaaacaatttttacttaaGGTATTGCTGCCATTGCACAAAGCCAAGAGCCTCTCCGTGTACCATCCGCAATTGACCTATTGTGTGGTGCAGTTCCTTGAGAAGGATCCCAGTTTGTCCGAGGCAGTCATAAA AAGTCTATTGAAGTTTTGGCCCAAAACACACAGTCCCAAGGAGGTGATGTTTTTGAATGAGCTGGAAGAGCTGCTCGATGTAATTGAGCCGGCTGAATTTCAAAAGGTTATGATACCCCTGTTTCGCCAGATATCCAAGTGTGTCTCCTCGCCACACTTTCAGGTGGCAGAACGTGCCCTTTATTACTGGAACAATGAGTACATCATGTCGCTGATAACGGACAACTCGCAGGTCATACTGCCCATTATGTTTCCGGCGCTGAATCGCAACTCTAAGACACACTGGAACAAGACCATACACGGACTTATTTACAATGCACTTAAACTCTTCATGGAGATGAATCAGCGATTGTTTGATGAGTGCAGCAAAAACTACAAGCAAGAGAAGCAAAT ggAACGGGAAAAGCTAAGCCAGCGCGAAGAGCTTTGGCAACAGGTGGAGAGCTTGGCCAAAACCAATCCGGAGTGGACTAAGTCGCGACGCTTCAGCGATTGCCTGCAAATGTCCGATAGTCAAATACTGTATGATCAATACAATGAGAATTGTGATCTAACCTACGATAAGCTTGATCAgtcacagcagctgcagcaacaacaacagcaacagcagctgctgcagcaatCAAGGCCGCAAGCGGCTCTGAAGCAGCAGTCAAATCAGGAGCCCAGAGAG ATTCGCGGTGGACGGAACAAGGAGAAGCCGCTGGTCCGACGAAAATCCGATCTACCCTCGGATAGCGGCACCGTGCGCGCCCTCATCGAGCATAAGCGACCCGATGAGTACCTGACAACGCCGCCTCCGGATGCAAACAACTATTAG
- the LOC117790758 gene encoding nuclear cap-binding protein subunit 2: MTASVELSSYRDQHFKGSRSEQERSLRDSTTLYVGNLSFYTTEEQIHELFSRCGDVRLIVMGLDKYKKTPCGFCFVEYYTRPEAEAAMRFVNGTRLDDRLIRVDWDAGFIEGRQYGRGKTGGQVRDEYRTDYDAGRGGYGKLLSQKIVPNTDTR, encoded by the exons ATGACTGCGTCCGTAGAATTAAGCTCTTATCGTGATCAGCATTTTAAG GGCTCACGTTCGGAGCAGGAACGCTCTTTGCGTGACTCGACCACACTTTATGTCggcaatttatcattttacACAACAGAGGAGCAGATACACGAGCTCTTCTCCCGCTGTGGCGATGTGCGCCTTATTGTGATGGGCCTGGACAAGTACAAGAAGACACCTTGTGGCTTTTGTTTCGTTGAATACTACACCCGACCAGAGGCGGAAGCCGCCATGAG ATTTGTAAACGGAACACGATTGGACGACCGACTGATTCGCGTGGACTGGGATGCCGGCTTCATTGAAGGCCGCCAATATGGACGCGGCAAAACCGGCGGACAAGTGCGCGACGAATATAGAACAGATTATGATGCCGGTCGAGGCGGATACGGCAAACTTCTCTCTCAGAAGATTGTGCCCAATACGGATACCCGCTAA
- the LOC117790753 gene encoding serine/threonine-protein phosphatase 2A 56 kDa regulatory subunit delta isoform isoform X4, which produces MVIGAMLLTGNQLNGPKKQQQQEQQQQQQQQPTTTANNNTGANQQHQQQTTATAVGSGSAANAAGYYALGGIRIPKSPSFHSGLDQLADDDDDDGVDESRGQSDNSKFKFSSVEELKAKFELQSRKMPLSPPEASAVNVTTASSSSPSSSSTSSNSSASALSSLSQGASSSLASGAAGSSASSSLSALTYGGGANSAAAALIASSSPFGSQSSTSSTLSLSSTTTNVQPSTTATAAMSNAKNTSSTTASGSGAGTVTGASGSGTSLVSTLAQHFSAVTTASSLLSTASGTSGCSASSTSNSSTHFINQNHAIAKRNNIITQQSPVSAAAAIKNILNATKSVGNNAAASSSSTVTTTNNSTTTTTTTTTTTGSSSNSSNSGSCSSTTVTTNTTIINNSDVGTEEQLQLRTTVAQNLVGGISISLGIGQRNGNAATVAASTSSSCASASSSMTLRQNGDAMAHNLSSPQTLQQLTGSPGRARDRNLFHLPPNASTALALPPLRETPATEREELLLQKIRQCCTLFDFSEPLSDLKWKEVKRAALHEMVEYLSSQNGVITEIIYPEAINMFSVNLFRTLPPSSNPNGAEFDPEEDEPTLESSWPHLQLVYELILRFLESPDFQPNIAKRFIDHHFVLQLLDLFDSEDPRERDFLKTVLHRIYGKFLGLRAFIRKQINNVFYRFIYETEHHNGIAELLEILGSIINGFALPLKEEHKQFLLKVLLPLHKAKSLSVYHPQLTYCVVQFLEKDPSLSEAVIKSLLKFWPKTHSPKEVMFLNELEELLDVIEPAEFQKVMIPLFRQISKCVSSPHFQVAERALYYWNNEYIMSLITDNSQVILPIMFPALNRNSKTHWNKTIHGLIYNALKLFMEMNQRLFDECSKNYKQEKQMEREKLSQREELWQQVESLAKTNPEWTKSRRFSDCLQMSDSQILYDQYNENCDLTYDKLDQSQQLQQQQQQQQLLQQSRPQAALKQQSNQEPREIRGGRNKEKPLVRRKSDLPSDSGTVRALIEHKRPDEYLTTPPPDANNY; this is translated from the exons ATGGTCATCGGTGCTATGTTGCTGACGGGTAACCAACTTAACGGTCCcaaaaaacagcagcagcaggaacaacaacagcaacagcagcagcagccaacaacgactgccaacaacaatacagGTGCAaatcagcagcatcagcagcagacAACAGCAACCGCAGTGGGATCGGGATCGGCAGCAAACGCCGCCGGTTATTATGCCCTTGGTGGCATACGAATACCCAAGTCGCCATCATTTCACAGTGGCTTAGATCAGCTGgctgacgacgacgacgacgacggcgtgGACGAGTCGAGAGGTCAAAGCGATAATAGCAAATTCAAGTTCAGCAGCGTTGAGGAGCTAAAGGCCAAATTTGAGTTGCAGTCACGTAAAATGCCACTGTCGCCACCGGAGGCAAGTGCCGTTAATGTCACcacagcatcatcatcatcgccatcatcatcatcgactAGCTCAAATTCATCAGCATCGGCGCTGTCATCGCTGTCGCAGGGTGCCTCATCCTCGCTGGCTTCTGGCGCAGCTGGCTCCTCGGCGTCCAGCTCATTATCCGCGCTCACATACGGCGGTGGTGCAAATTCGGCTGCCGCAGCGTTAATTGCATCCTCATCACCCTTTGGCTCACAATCGTCGACATCTTCGACATTGTCGCTATCGTCCACCACGACGAATGTGCAACCATCGACAACAGCGACTGCAGCTATGTCCAATGCAAAGAATACGTCCAGCACAACAGCAAGTGGATCAGGAGCGGGAACTGTGACGGGAGCTAGTGGCAGCGGAACGTCGCTGGTATCCACATTGGCACAACACTTCTCGGCGGTAACCACAGCCAGTTCGTTGCTGAGCACGGCATCTGGGACATCGGGTTGCTCAGCCAGTTCGACCAGCAACA GCTCTACTCATttcataaatcaaaatcacGCAATCGCTAAACGCAACAATATCATCACCCAACAGTCACCCGTGAGCGCCGCCGCGGCCATTAAGAACATATTGAATGCCACTAAAAGTGTTGGCAACAATGCTGCTGCCTCCAGTAGCAGCACCGTCACAACCACCAACAACTctaccaccaccaccacaacaacaacaacaaccactggCAGTagcagcaatagcagcaacagcggcagttgcagcagcaccaccgtcaccaccaacaccaccatcatcaacaacagcgATGTGGGAACCgaggagcagctgcagctgcgtACAACGGTGGCACAGAATCTGGTCGGTGGCATTAGCATATCCTTGGGCATTGGCCAGCGCAACGGCAATGCGGCGACTGTGGCGGcgtcaacatcatcatcatgtgcATCTGCATCATCATCGATGACTCTACGCCAAAATGGCGATGCCATGGCCCACAATCTGTCGTCGCCGCAGACCCTGCAACAGTTGACGGGCAGTCCAGGACGCGCACGCGATCGGAATCTGTTTCACTTGCCACCGAACGCATCAACTGCGCTGGCTTTGCCGCCACTGCGAG AAACGCCAGCTACGGAGCGGGAGGAGCTGCTCCTGCAGAAGATTCGGCAATGCTGCACTCTGTTCGATTTCTCGGAACCGCTGAGCGATCTCAAATGGAAGGAGGTCAAACGCGCCGCCCTCCACGAGATGGTCGAGTATCTGTCCAGTCAGAATGGTGTCATCACAGAGATTATCTACCCGGAGGCCATCAATATG ttTTCAGTGAATCTATTTCGGACATTGCCGCCCTCGTCAAATCCCAATGGGGCCGAATTCGATCCAGAAGAGGATGAGCCAACATTGGAATCATCTTGGCCACATTTGCAATTGGTCTATGAGCTAATTTTGCGCTTCCTGGAGTCGCCCGATTTCCAGCCAAATATTGCAAAACGTTTTATCGACCATCATTTTGTATTACAACTGTTGGATTTATTCGATTCAGAGGATCCACGTGAACGTGATTTCCTTAAGACTGTTTTACATCGCATCTATGGCAAATTCCTGGGCTTGAGGGCATTTATTAGGAAGCAAATCAACAACGTGTTTTACAG atttatttatgaaacGGAACATCATAATGGCATTGCAGAGCTGCTAGAAATTTTAGGTAGCATTATTAACGGCTTTGCTTTACCGCTCAAGGAGGagcacaaacaatttttacttaaGGTATTGCTGCCATTGCACAAAGCCAAGAGCCTCTCCGTGTACCATCCGCAATTGACCTATTGTGTGGTGCAGTTCCTTGAGAAGGATCCCAGTTTGTCCGAGGCAGTCATAAA AAGTCTATTGAAGTTTTGGCCCAAAACACACAGTCCCAAGGAGGTGATGTTTTTGAATGAGCTGGAAGAGCTGCTCGATGTAATTGAGCCGGCTGAATTTCAAAAGGTTATGATACCCCTGTTTCGCCAGATATCCAAGTGTGTCTCCTCGCCACACTTTCAGGTGGCAGAACGTGCCCTTTATTACTGGAACAATGAGTACATCATGTCGCTGATAACGGACAACTCGCAGGTCATACTGCCCATTATGTTTCCGGCGCTGAATCGCAACTCTAAGACACACTGGAACAAGACCATACACGGACTTATTTACAATGCACTTAAACTCTTCATGGAGATGAATCAGCGATTGTTTGATGAGTGCAGCAAAAACTACAAGCAAGAGAAGCAAAT ggAACGGGAAAAGCTAAGCCAGCGCGAAGAGCTTTGGCAACAGGTGGAGAGCTTGGCCAAAACCAATCCGGAGTGGACTAAGTCGCGACGCTTCAGCGATTGCCTGCAAATGTCCGATAGTCAAATACTGTATGATCAATACAATGAGAATTGTGATCTAACCTACGATAAGCTTGATCAgtcacagcagctgcagcaacaacaacagcaacagcagctgctgcagcaatCAAGGCCGCAAGCGGCTCTGAAGCAGCAGTCAAATCAGGAGCCCAGAGAG ATTCGCGGTGGACGGAACAAGGAGAAGCCGCTGGTCCGACGAAAATCCGATCTACCCTCGGATAGCGGCACCGTGCGCGCCCTCATCGAGCATAAGCGACCCGATGAGTACCTGACAACGCCGCCTCCGGATGCAAACAACTATTAG